The genomic interval ATGTGCATAAAAGGGGCGAAGCGGTTCAGCCTGGTCAATATGATCCAGTACGATCCTGGAGAACTGCTTTGTTTCGCGGTAAGGGATTCGCTGTGACAAAAATTCCATGCGGTGAAATTATCAATTCCTGCGTTATAGATTTGTTACTTTAGTTCGTAAGCCACCACAGAATTTTTCCAAAAAGTTGGCACATAAACGATCCTTTTTTCGGGATCATACCCGATATCAGCAGAGTTGATCTTTCCCTGACGTCCATCTATTAACAGCTCTTTTTTCCCGGTCAGGTCTACAAAGTAGATCACGCCTGCCCAACAGGAAACGATGAACCCACCTTCTTTGACGGGTTCTATACCATCTGTAAATCCTTCCAGGCCATCAGCAATGAGTTTGGCTTCATCGCCTTCCACCTTATAAAGTCCGCCATCATTCAACAGGTAAACCTGTCCCTTGTGGCACAAAACCCCATTGGGACCTTTAAGGCCATCGAGCAAAACAGAAGGGGCTCCGTTTTTAACACGGTATAGTTTTCCTCCTTTTGAATCCGTCACATACACCACACCCTGCTCATCAATACTGATATCATTCAATCCCATGGCGGAGCCAATTGTAATACGTGAAACTTCAATTCCAATGGAAGGATCCACAATGACGATTTGATCAAGATCAGCTACATAAAGCATGCCTTCGAACATAGCCATGCCTTTGGGAGCATTCAACCCACCGATCCATTCTGCGGCAATGATACGGCCATCGAGCCCCATCATTCCCAAAGATCCTGCTCCATCTTTAGCCCAGGGGTCAGTGCCATCAATATTGCTTACATACAGCACCTGTTTTGTTTTATCAAAAAATACAGACTCAGGAACTTTAAAACGGGCTTCAGATTCCCATTTTTTGGTAAGGCTGTGCTGTGCCTGGATAGTAAAGGAAAATCCCAATATCAGAAGAAGGGATCCAATCATTTTATTTTTCATGACAAGTGGTTTGAATAAAGTTAATCATTTGCCTCCGAATCGCTCTACCTGAAACGCATCCAGGGGGATAGAGGTTGTTTTCTCGTTCAGTATTTCACTGACCAGTTTACCGGTGCCGGCACCAAGGCTAAGTCCCAGCATTGCATGCCCGGTGGCCACAACCAGGTTTTCCCATTTTTTTACCCGCCCAATATAAGGCAGCCCATCGGCCGAACAGGGCCGGTAGCCATACCAGATATTTTCCGGCTTTGGAAGAGGAATAACAAAGTCAGGGTAATATCGTTTGACGGCTTTCAAAATTCCTTCCACGCGGTTCATTCGTGGTGGCGTGGAATGGGAAGTGATCTCCATCGTACCACCAAAACGGATCTTATTCCCATCCATGGGTGTAATCGCCGCCCGCCCTTCAACCAATATGGAGGGGTAGTTTACCTTATAGGGTGAATCCTCCAGTGTCAGGGAATATCCCCGGCCAGGCATCAGAGGCAATCGCAGGTCAAGCCGTTTAGCG from Chitinophagales bacterium carries:
- a CDS encoding ATP/GTP-binding protein, yielding MIGSLLLILGFSFTIQAQHSLTKKWESEARFKVPESVFFDKTKQVLYVSNIDGTDPWAKDGAGSLGMMGLDGRIIAAEWIGGLNAPKGMAMFEGMLYVADLDQIVIVDPSIGIEVSRITIGSAMGLNDISIDEQGVVYVTDSKGGKLYRVKNGAPSVLLDGLKGPNGVLCHKGQVYLLNDGGLYKVEGDEAKLIADGLEGFTDGIEPVKEGGFIVSCWAGVIYFVDLTGKKELLIDGRQGKINSADIGYDPEKRIVYVPTFWKNSVVAYELK